tataaaaacagttaaaatattgATCTCCTCTGTCATCAGCCAGTTCTAGGAAtaaccaaccagaaccaggaggcgggtcttagcgctgtcgaTCACAAACCCACCTTTCTCCATGCTATgtgcagctagcatagcattctgtgaatgctaaggctagttagcatagccaccgatgacaGCAGACAAATGGTTTTTATGTAACTacaagttgtttctctgccagtaGCACATTTAGCAGGGAGTGCACtgggatgattgacagcgctaagccccgcctcctggttctgattggctgtttttggtgCCTTTTTTCAgacggcagcagcagctcatcatctgtctcataacaaactgtgaCAACATGGTGACGGTTTTAACTAATATATATTCTTATaaaagttacgtactgcagctttaagaagtCGTGTTGCATCATGTCCGTCCGTCATTTTGTGCTGCAGGTTCCGCAGCCTGACCACGGCGTTCTTCAGGGACGCCATGGGCTTCCTGCTGATGTTCGACCTCACCAGCCAGCAGAGCTTCCTCAACGTCCGCAACTGGATGAGTACGTGGGCGGAGCTGTAAAGATACAATTCAGCTGTTTAAATCGTGAGGtttaatatttcactttataGTTCAGGGAGATCCTgtaaatatttgtacttttatacatttttactcagtttGTGTTctagtttacatatttattcagGTGGAAGGAAACAGAAGGACTGAAGTAAAATCTGCTGCATCCTCGGTGCACAAAGCGGCGTAAACACAGATCCTTCCTCCAGAACATCACTGCTCTCTCACACCaaattcagtttctgatttttaattagattttgtttttttaacagaaaatatttttgaatatttttcgaTTGTTAAATCTGATTCATCGCCAGTCGCTCGTCGCTTTGCTGCTGATAAATGTTACGTTCCTCTGTCCTCTGCTGCGCTGCCTGGTCGCCGTGGCAACTGAATCGCAGGCCAGCTGCAGGCCAACGCCTACTGCGAGAACCCGGACATCGTTCTGGTCGGGAACAAGGCGGACCTCTCCGACCAGCGGGAAGTTCAGCAGAAACAGGCCAAGGAGCTGGCCGACAAATACGGGCAAGTTCTGatttatcacaaataaaaacaattcactgagatttaatcagaaataaatggATAGACATCATTCACAGACATTATCCCACATTTCCTTAAAGTTATCATCAGTTTTATCATCTGTTTTTATCAAGTTATTCAATAAATAACTATAAACTCTGCTGGATGGTAAATGGTTCCAGGATTTATGtttccaaattaatttctttctatAAAATCCTTAAGaaactttatcaaaaactgcaggtgagCGTCTggtgaagtttttgtttttcatccagaaattttactgaagagtaaaaagtaaaaatacattcttaaaagtgtatttacatttaaatatcccaaataaaactcagcaacccaaaacaaaacataaaaagaatagaaattattgatccagttttgttttattctgtgattatttgattaaatgtttctcaacGTGttggccaccagggggcagcagagggcCTCAgaatggaaaagaagaaaaaaaaaaaagaaatccagtaaatttttaaatcatatgctttaatttgtttttataaaagtaatatattttgtaattattactgtaaaatataagttaaaataataaatatataaagcttctttacacatttattaaatatttttggggCCATGGCTTAGAAAAGTTTGTGAACCACtggattggttgattgattgattgattgattgattatgaAGAATTTTCTCTTGCTGGTGTTTTTTGGTCCTTTCAGCATCCCGTACTTTGAGACGAGCGCAGCCACCGGTGTGGAGGTGGACAAGGCGGTGATCACGCTGCTGGACCTGGTGATGAAGAGGATGGAGCAGTGCGTGGACAAACCGCCCGCCGACCCGGCCAACGGGAACGGCGCCGCCAAGCTGGGCGAGGGAACGCCCGACCCGAAACGATGCGCATGTTAGACCCGGAGACGCTCCTCCGTCCTCCTCTCATCCCGTCCGTCTATTACTTTCCTCCCTGTCTGTCCTCAGCATGTTACTGTCCTCTTTCAGTCATTCCTGTTTGCAGCTCTGACAATAAACACGCTGCAGCTCCCTCTAGTGGACATCCAAGGCATCGCAGCCTCCGCCTGTCAGCCTTGAGAAACAAATCGAACCAGGAGGGGGCGCCGTGGTCGCTGTCAGACGCATAATGTGCCTCGCTGAAAACCTGCAGCCTGGGAATTAAACTGCACGCTTCCCTGCTTCACCGTTTATCAGAATCTGCAATCCAACTTCCGTTCACGGCTTCACAGCAGGTAAAGGTCGAACTCTGAGTCAAATCTGGGCTAAAACTAGTTTAATGCCAGGCTGTGTGAATGAAGCATTTTATCCTGGACCACACTGAGGATTAGTGGGACCAAtgtgttttaattatgtttctttgatTCTCTCCGCTCTGTGCCGGACCGGTACCAACCACACATTAGAGAAGCTTTGTTTTAGACGTTTACTGAACATGtgccaaaatgtgttttgtactAACGGGTTTTACTGGGAGTCTTTGACACAAACATGGAGAGGCTCCAGCAGCGTTCCTCAACATAAAACTGTCCGTGATGTCTTTTTGTGaccactttgttttatttttttattaatcaaagcttttttagctaatttatggGAGTATTTCAGCTTCAGCCAAAACAAGTTGTCCAGGAAAAACAtaatattcagtttaatttaaaaataaatgcacatagAAACATAACTTGACATGAAATTGTTGTCAAAAAGGATATAAGGTCAGCTAACCATCACTAACTGTTGTATTGCAAGTAGAAAGTGGTACAGATTAGCTTAGCAGTTAGCTTCTGTAGCTGCTAGCATGATGCTAATGTAACAAAAGCAGCTCAAGATTTTAAGATGATTTTAGTCATATTTCTTGCTTTACTTCTTGCTCTGTGAACATTTTTTGGTTCTCGCTAACTTCACTGACATGATGAAGATCAAGCTAACCTAGCTTAGCCtaatcagtaaataaattacagtgGCTCTTAAAACTGTGTTTACCAGTTCAAGATGAGAGAGTAATCACGTTTCTACAGTTGGTAGTGATATTTGTCAGCGgttcatcaaaacaaaacactttaattttcaCAAGCtgtccacacttttcagatccgCTGCAGctaaattgtctttttgttttggtattttgtaataaatatgttattATTGTGGACGTCCGCCATAAATGGTCGTCCAAAATTAAACAACCTctgttaacatttatttacttttttgaacAGCAGATACAAAAGACTCATTAGCTAATGTAGCATTGATGCTAGCCAGTTAGCTTTCATAACTGCTAGCAAGATGCTAATGTATCAACAGtagctcattttcattttaactgaaaaataaacttttcaggttttgctttattttcatttggtttaCGTCTGATCAGCTCTCCATCATTTGCATTCCACAGAAGGCACTAGCATGCTAAAGATAGGCTAGCTTAGCATAACCACCTAGCATTTTTAGCACAACATAACATTGATTAGTATTGGCATTGTTTCGTCATCTGTacactttaaagctgcagtttatttCCAGTGCAAAGGAACTGACGTTTTAAAGCGAATGAAGCTCAGTTAGCATAATTATACCTAATGTAGCTTCAGTGCTACACAGTTAGCTTCAAGAATTTTTTAATGTAACATCAGCTCAAGGTTTTGCTCATTTGGGtgacttcatattttttaagcaattctatgtttattttattgtctttatctGCCTCACTAACTCATTTTTTCATAGTCATGCTAGCTTAGCAGAGCCCGCTTTTTTTTCCGTAAACATCAGAACATAGATGAAATTAATTAAGCCTACATTGTTTGATTCTTCATATGGTGTAAAAAGTTGAATGTGTGTTAACTGTGGATCTCCATCAcaactgttaaaataataaatgctcAGTTTGTTCGTTTTTGTCTCTTtgccattttgcatttttgcttttttcatatCCGACTTTCTCAAGTACAAACTGTCCTGTGGACGCCGGGTTGTTCGGTACGGACAGATTTTTATGATAGGTTATTTCCTTAATTcataaaaattcttaaaaaataagttcATCATTTAGTTAAATGGCTTTGCTAACAGCTACATGGTGATGCGTTTTTAGCTAATGGTTGAATGAATTTCCAGAGGGACAACTGACCCAGATTTCTTTAATTAAGACTAAATATTATCTATTATTTACTAATGTAGCATTGTTGCTAAGCCGATAGCCTTCATTTCTGCTAGCAGGATGCTAACAGGAGTGACTCAAAGTTTTCccatttttctgtcaaaatggaagaaatcagttttggtatttttatgtgttttttgttgtttttttaatttctttctaatttcTGCATCtcacagaaaacagtttaatacGAGTGAATCCAATTTAGCTTAGCTAGCTTGTTAGTTtatccaaaaacatgacagaagcTAGCATGGTTTAGCTTCTTGTCATGTTCGTTGAGTTTTTTGTAAcagaaactcaaagaaaacttaATATAATAGGCATTGTTTGATATTTTGTGTGctttaatattacaaaatattacagagcatattataaaaataacataaaatttattGACCCAAACTGAAAGTAGGATTAGCACATTTTGGATGATTTTAGCTTCAAtctcacattttaaaacttgtatTATGAATTCATAAAGCATtgcaaagcagaaacatttagtggatGAATATTAGTAAAGATTTAGAGTTTTGGTGCCTAATATGCTTCATTtgcatcagaaatgttttcataacttcactctttctgccatttttgtgttgtaaatGTTCCCTACTGATGGATTAAGTTGCTCTGTGTTGATTTTCAGCCAAacattaaacatcttttttttttttttttaaattactgaaaaagttttttttataaatttattcatATCATTATTTTACCACCACTTTGCTTCATTGTTGGCTTATTTACTACACTTACTAAAActtattagtttgttttattgttttttgggaacaattagttttatttagctgacTGGaagattgcaaaaaaaacaaaaaccacaaacttgctgcagcagcagcaattataTGGAATACCTCACATGCCAAGAATGGCTCGAATGACCTGTGTTGGAGAAATGAACGATAGTCTGtttattgataataaaatacagaattatttcagtaattcataaaaacaccaaatgatCTCGAGACTAAACAAGTCTGGATTAATTCTGTTAGCATCAGAAAAGAGGAACAGACGTAACGaatatttcattaaatcattttaaacctccataaataattacatatatatttgtttCCTTGCATGACCGGTTCTGAAACCAATGCCTTGTAATCATGACAATCTTTTGATACGGTTAGTTGTCTGCatcattgtttatatttttaaagctacCGTTAGCTTAATGCTTCTTATTTGATTCTGTTTGTGGTTCAACACATCTGTCATCTTGAAACCAGAACATTATTTTGCGTTGATCTTCATGTTGTGCCTGTTGAACCTTCAAACGGATCAGAAAGtcggttttgtttttggaaacgTCTGGAGTTTCTCTGATGCCTCCAGTTTAAACTGGTTTGTTGCGTTTGATGCCGAATGTTGAGCATGTTTGACACAATGAGAACAACATGAGATGCTTTATGCTTCTGGTGccagagctgaaataaaacGGTTGGTTTTATCCTCATaacttgttttggtttgttttttattttatttgtttttattagttttaaagtaaataaaactgtttctgtgcttcattttatgaaggagaaaaggagaaaaggttGGACTGGAGTCTGATGGACCGACCGTTTCTACTGTAACATTTATATGCGACttagaaatatacattttttaataattgggttaaatcaattatttctgctttaatatgttgtttatttttaaaataaatctagttTCACTCTGTTGAAGCACCAATTTGACAATTTCAGCCGatattcatgtttctgttttttcaccataatagtgaaaataaatattatcttATCTTTGACCAAACAGACCAACCCACTAAACTCCCActaaataaatagtaataataaaataataaactttgatcaaaataaaaacgtattgattttgtattatttgtatcagatttttagtttttctcacaGTTTATAAAAGAACAGGTCAAACTCCATTAGTGAaggttaaagtttattttgtaccAAAGGGCGAAAAATAAATACCCAACATGAGAGAAAACTAAATGTGGCGTTCAGATTTAaaacctgtttgtgtttgtttaaaatgagaaacacgGCAGAAATCAATCTGCTTATGGAGTTAAAGGTTATATTTCTGATCTCCTTTCGTTGCAGACGACAGAAGGTGAACGATTTCCTCGCCCCGTTAAATGTTCAAACTTCTTTACACAAATGGCAGAGTTAcattaaaacagcagcaaaccctttaaatatgcaaaacaattaAACTTTTAAGACGTCCCAGAAAGACttcaaaacatataaataatcTTTGCTGTGATTGAGATGAAAAAAGCTACGATCAAAGATCCCACAGACACTTTCACGACCCGTTGAAGCATCTTAAACACAAATACTGAGATAAACGTTTctgtacagaaaataaaaaccgaGGCTTCCAGACAGTTTTCTTCTTAAAGCTTATTCTATATTTTCTACTAGGagaaacttaaacattttcctcaaaGTTTGCTTCCAGATCACATCTcctataaacattttgaaagaaaagagCAGCTGAGTGCAAAATGAAGCGGTTGTAGTTCATGGTGtccaccagcagagggcgccgagGGAATTTAActtcttaaaaacataaaaagaggaaaagagatttgaacctgtttgtgtttttatggcaGGAACAACCTGAAAACAAAGTGTTTGCTACAACCTAGCACCAGATTTCATCTCAATGAATTTCTCAGCTAGTTTAAAGTGAAGAACTTTCCCGGCAACATGAGATTATTTCCAAGCAGCTAAAAgtcatttctgtgtttctgctgcagattcTGCTGGTTTCCTGTCAAATGAATCCATTTCTCCACAGGAAGGTGGCGCTGCAGGGGTTAAACTTTAGTAACGGTGGTTGGTTGTTCACTTAGCggcttctcctcctcttcatcgtcTTCATCTCCGCTGAGGTCCAACCTCAGGCTGTCCAGAGTCTGACGGATCGTCAGGTTGTCTTTACGTCTGTTagagacacagaaaactcatttttgttggaaaacagattttaaaattttactggattcagaagaaaaagctaaacaaCGTACAGCGGTTTGCTGCTAACATGTTAGCATTGAACCTTAGAAAGCTGTGAACTATTATTTACCATCAATCTGGGAAAAGTTAAGAAGCCATTTATAATCTAACTGAAGTTCATTTTTTAACCCCAGCTCAAAGGGAAAATGTGAAATCGCTCAATCctctgttagcattagcatgctaagTGTTAAAGGTCATGGAAAgttcaatgaaaacattattgCAGCAAAGATCGAgagaaatttttaaatcttcaatttttcatcaaaatcattGTTTTATGTTCAGATATATAAAATGGTTGTTattttctgattggttgccaGTCAAATTCATCAAGCTAGCAGAGCTagcaagaaacagaaaagtttcattATGAAGCAGCTCgttttccagaaacaaaaaacttgagCTTATTTCCCAAATGGGAGAACCACAACATGCTAATTTAGCACAGCGCGTCGtctttaagctaatttatttctaGCCTGCAGGCTGCGGTTCGTACTTGGTCTGCAGGTGTTGGTCCAGCAGCTGCCGCTGCAGCCGGCTGCTCGACTCCCTCTCCTCCGCCAGCTCCCTCTGCAGGTGACGGTACTGCGCCTCCTTCCTGGTcgcctcctcctccgcctcatTCAGCTGCCGCTTCAGCGTGCGCATCCTCTGGGTCATCTGACAACCACAGGCACAGCAGGGAATTAGCATGTTGCTAATGTTAACATGCTCTCTCAGATTTAAATAACGTAAATGATTATACTGTGTGATAAATGTGGGGAAAGTTTCTGATTGTAGTTTTCATGTTTCCGTGTAATtttgctgccccctggtggcgggAGGCTGCAGTGTGTATTACCAGTTCTTTCTGCTCGTTAGCGATGCgggtttcctcctccagctggtcGCTCAGCTCGTTGATCTTCCTCTCCAGCTTATTGATGGAGTTCGTCAGAGTCGCCTTGTTTCTacagaaacaccaaaaaacggttaaaaaaacaaaaacataaaagaaacagagcagACAAGTTCACTCAGTGAAGGACGGAGTatctggaggaggaagaaatgaaCCCATGGACGGCGCCTCACCTCTCCTCGGCCCTCAGCGCGCTCTCCAGCTCCTTGGCCCGGATCTCGGCCCGGGACACGACGTCCTCCTGAACCCTGgagctctgcagctcctccacttcctTACGCAGCTCCCTGATCTgaatacacagaaaaaccaaGCGCCATCGTTAGCAGGGAAAACGCTAGCGGCGAAGATGCTAGCAGCTCCATCGTTAACAGCTGAGGTAAAATACCCAAAGTTTGTACTTCAGTAAAGGGATCTGTCCAACAAAGAGTCAAACGTCTGCTGAAGTACCGATTAACTGATGAAATTAtgaatcatttcatttttaaaaatgacatgaggttaaaggttaaaggtcacctGTCTCTCCATGAAGGCCTTATCCGTTTCCAGCTGGTCGTTCAGATCTTTCTCCTGGATcagcttcagctgcagctgctccgtctgaaacacagcagaaagtATCGGCGCCGGTCCGGTGGAAGTTCCGGTGCAGCGGCGGCGGTCCGCCTGCGGGTGGCGCCCTACCTGCTCGATGGTCTTCTTGTGCTTGGCGGCCCAGCGCTGCTCGctctccagcagctcctccaggtcCGTTTCCATGTCGATCAGCTTCTCCTGttcaccagaaaaacaaacgGCTCGGCGTTTCATCATGGCCGCTCGTTTTAGAGAGTTCACGGCTGAACAGGATTAGCATAATTAATGCCTCATTAACCCCAAACTGATGGTTGAATGTCTGGTTAATTCATGTGGACGTCTCtgatcacagaaaaacatttacaaactaaaataaatatttgttttagtgctgaaaaagaaacttattgctcatttattataaataaaccCAGAGTGGAAACTGACCTACTTAACCTGAGTTTAATAAAGACTGAAACTTTTCAGCAGAAACAATCACTCAACTGTTGTACAATTCTGTGGTAGCAGAAATTCACACTAAATCAACAAATccatgattttattattattattattattattattattattacttacaTTAATACATAAGTCTTTGAACCAATTTTCTCCAACAAAAGTTCAAACATTAAGTAATACCAGCTCCCACCTGTAGGTGGCAGCATTTCTCACTACGCCGCTTCCTGTCATGTTAAAGTTTGTGATCAATatggtgcaaaaataaaataaaaatggagcaaTTTAAGTTGTTTAGAGAATGAAAATGTTGGTCTCTAATCtgtcataattttttattctatttgtagattttataaagtgtttaataaggaaataatgataataaattattattattaaaataattctcTACTAGTTTAGTAATTGGTTAACTAGTCGTATTAAGAAAGGCCacttgatgaaataaaacattcagagcagaacataaaactttataaatCTGTTCTATGAGGAATCATTTTATATTCACCTGGTTTAAttcagcaaaaaatacaaataaaaaaatctgctgttaaGAATGATCTTTTTCTGTCCAGTTATTAATCACTTCATTAATAATCAGCCAACATGTCACTGATATAAAGTAAAGCAGAAAAGTTTGGAAGTTTTGTTAGAAATCTTTTGctataaatgatcaataattcactaaaaaaatgtaataaaatgtttaaataatattctactatttaaaaaggatttttatagttttgtatgtttttgtatttctaatattgtctaaaaatatttaagttgttaaataaaaaaaatcatcagaattCGACCATTTTTATCCAATCATTtgacagaataattgattactaataattattattagctgcagccctatttttttattttttttgcaaatatctctttcttaaaactttttttgtttctgttttgaagcaGTTCCACCACCAGGGTCCTGTGAGGGTTCTGTTTTTTGCTCAGGCAGTACCTGGGCCACCTTGAGCTGCTTGGCCAGGTCGTCCTTGGCCTGGTTGGTGCTCTGCAGCTCCATGGTCAGGTCGTCCACCGTGCGCTCCGCCTGCCTGcactgcagctgcagccgctCCCGCAGCTGGATCTCCTCCTCCAGGCTGCGCTCCTTATCGATCAGCTTCCCGGACACCTGGACccgacagaaccagaaccagaacctgaagcagcagcaggagcagctaaatgcctgcttcctgtctgctgcGGCTGCATACCTCTCCCTGCAGCTTGCtgaccagctgctgcagcttctggacCTCCTGGTCCTTCTCCAGCAGcgcctcctccagctcctccacccTCATCTGGGCGTCTTCACGCAGCTTCAGGTGGAGGTTCAGTTCTGCTGAGTTCTGGGTTGACGCCTTCAGCGCTTCGCTGAGCTGGAAACAGAAGCAACTGTTAGCGCCGCTTCTCACAGCCCAGAAACCAGCAGATTAAAGGTTTCTgcacctcctcctccagcctGAGGATGGTGCTGTTGAGCTCAGACGTCTTCTTGTCTCGGGTCTCTTTGTCCacctccatctcctccagctGCCTCTCGGTCAGCCACAGCTTCTCGGCCAGAGACTGGGCGTGTTGGGTCTGCTTCTCCAGGTTGTCCTGAAcgccaaacagcagcagagaatcAGGAAGAAGAACCAGGAAGTAAAATCAGGAAGTAGAATAAGGAAGAAGAACCAGGAAGTAAAATCAGGAAGTAGAACCAGGAAGTAAAATCAGGAAGTAGAATAAGGAAGTAGAATCAGGAAGTaaaatcaggaagtaaaataaGGAAGTAGAATCAGGAAGTAGAATAAGGAAGAAGAACCAGGAAGTAAAATCAGGAAGTAGAATAAGGAAGAAGAACCAGGAGGTAAAACCAGGACATAAAACCGGGAAGTAGCActcaacaaacaaacatggccgactaGGAAGACGTAATATTGGTAGTTTGTGGTCAATAATAACAGGTAACGGGTAAGAAGACTTCTCAGACGTCTCTGGTGTCTATGCAGTTTGTTTGGATGAGAGATTCTGGTTCTACCTCAGCATCCTGGATCTTGTTCTTCAGGGACTGCTGCAGGAAGTTGAAGGCGTACTCCTGATCATTGGCCTCCACCATCATTTCCCGGGCATCCTTCACCTcaatctgcaaaacaaacaacaaacgtCACACAGACTGAAGCCAAACAAACACGACCTTCTGTCATAATTAACATcttaataacttaatatttatatCTTTATATCTAGAATATCTGTTTGCACTGAAATAGGACCAGTTATTGCCAGTGTTGGACACAGCTAACCACAAAGTTAGTTTCACTAAACACTAGTTTGCTAAACAAAAGTGTTAGCAAAGCTAATGATGAACTgctaaacacacaaaaaattagcaaaagctaatgctaaaccgctaatcacataaaaaaactaGACAAAGCTAACgctaaacacataaaataaacagaagctaGCAATAAACCgctaaacacattaaaaaacttTATGAAGCTAACGCTAAATCGCTAAAGACTTTTAAACAATAGCAGAAGTTAACGTTAAGGtgataaacacataaaaaaaattagcagaacATAATGCTAACAGTAAGAGGACTGAATAATCGACACGGTTACGTGTCTTCCTCTCCTTCCAGTTGACAACTGGTGTGAGACTTTGATGGTTACAAGTCTCAAACCAGTTGTCAGACTTGTAAACACCAAAgtgttcagtttcagtttctgattttgctacattttattacttttaagtTGTAATTTTCCGCTCCGTCTCACCTCCATCTCTCGGCATCTCTCTCTGAGCCCCTGGCTCTCCTTCTCCATCTCTATCATCTGCTCTCTGGTTCTCTTCAGCTCGTTGTTCAGCTGGGCGTTGGTCCTCAGCAGGTCCTCGTTGTTCACCAGCAGGGCGCGCATTTCGAACCTTCACAGGACAATCGGATCGTTACCGATGAGATTTACACCTCAGATGGTCGACGCagcaaattaaacaacaaaaagatgcaACAATCTAAACCAATTTAAACAGTTTCTGTCTCTACAAACCAATGCTAAGGAGTTCTAAAGTATGTTCATTGGACCACAGTCACTGAGTTATTCCCACCTACAAACCCAGCTCTTAAAAGTAAGGCCTTAAACTGCCTCGCgttctttaataaaatgtactttggccttaaatacattaatcacaggtcttagtTTTTGTCTATGTAgttattttttctcttctgtcaggcaaaagttggAGTCATTTTCACTGCGTTCTGTGACTCGAGATGGTCGAGGCTACAGCTAACTGCTAGCTGCCACTacaccaagcggaccagagaccgctccaaatgCAGAAAGTGGATTACAGCACAgtgcattatgggtaaatacAATGCTATAACTAAAACAAATGCTAACTAGtactagcaggagaaatggctagtggtctttagccaaagacaaaagagaaattctcCAACCACTAAAATTTGACCTCACTCCATTTGTTTCCATCCACCCCATAGCTCTGCCCAGATTGACCTGCATTATTCAATCTAGCAGATTAATCAGGATTAAGACATCAAAGCATAAATAGTTGAAATCATCTCTGACGATGCGGCTCTTCAGCT
The sequence above is a segment of the Gambusia affinis linkage group LG17, SWU_Gaff_1.0, whole genome shotgun sequence genome. Coding sequences within it:
- the LOC122819761 gene encoding cingulin-like protein 1 isoform X4, whose translation is MNVSADPTTPDFQRSGEELPVSVDELRQLIEDKVSFLRLATADNQQGLVLEENPEQELSRFAALSQELTFHLQELQSRTEQELRNIQTQLCEIEGRLQQLTAEPPDLQQKKKQTEEEEEATTTSCPQTTAKLEAIVSDRLIRSEQLVFQEQALSALRDLLTLDLHRYQEERRKLTCFTEKIIGRSHRSNGEKTFICAEESMQGKNEAELEKNMESEVDSNKQSDSPSEEEPSTPRATIVAQNPKYQLLLNHDLKTNGLSSREANGPGGGGSIGDKSPRLSRWETTRLGTNNFRGSLESLASRDWDTGTDRFMHSATFWKKHRLKTGVVDSPPRVFNSPYATTTSMDYTPAFRMSEYKVQGGLSPATSEMNLYSYNSRSTSPIGMATPSLTAQRTRFSTYDTLRRRSEMNNTHVAPVHYSMRSATLGAPNKKDFIEELTKQLDGCQKRNAFLEAESVEMEKERNQIRFEMRALLVNNEDLLRTNAQLNNELKRTREQMIEMEKESQGLRERCREMEIEVKDAREMMVEANDQEYAFNFLQQSLKNKIQDAEDNLEKQTQHAQSLAEKLWLTERQLEEMEVDKETRDKKTSELNSTILRLEEELSEALKASTQNSAELNLHLKLREDAQMRVEELEEALLEKDQEVQKLQQLVSKLQGEVSGKLIDKERSLEEEIQLRERLQLQCRQAERTVDDLTMELQSTNQAKDDLAKQLKVAQEKLIDMETDLEELLESEQRWAAKHKKTIEQTEQLQLKLIQEKDLNDQLETDKAFMERQIRELRKEVEELQSSRVQEDVVSRAEIRAKELESALRAEERNKATLTNSINKLERKINELSDQLEEETRIANEQKELMTQRMRTLKRQLNEAEEEATRKEAQYRHLQRELAEERESSSRLQRQLLDQHLQTKRKDNLTIRQTLDSLRLDLSGDEDDEEEEKPLSEQPTTVTKV